From the genome of Nodosilinea sp. FACHB-141, one region includes:
- a CDS encoding CHAT domain-containing protein, whose translation MPSFDDLTLCLAIDRLTQADSTHYAIWVLESPFPGGYAHHDRLWDSQMAQIWESWQQFFSLRGLPQVPHVPSAYVPQFHLDDLLDRVAPAAEAGGYTGRLMQGLGVSLWEWLFDGPIRQTLERSLGMAIGQNRPLKLRLEVRPPELISLPWEIMQPQPGCPALSLGPQVLFSRTASTVEPLPEAELDISLRILLVLGQDDPGITAGDTEQVLQLPQEAEALKQLLELSASRLSYQGASPVVCQVQTLLEPDAKTLLKALETGYFNVFFYAGHGVPAPDGGMLFLRQGGNLTGTELAQGLAHNGIRLAVFNTCWGAQPDLQQQEVIPRSSLAEVLLHHGVPAVLAMRDSIADEEALSFIQVLARGLAERQPVAQAVALARQHLLTAYRFNHPAWTLPVLYQHPQFEGHLLREAALAVTQLPGQDLRMTQSVVLRCLATPTRLWRLYDGYLRVGRLPDNDLVILEPWVSGQHAEIFCRTQFENGTQETHYYLRDRSRYGSYYFDNHGWHHVHRAEVPLALGTAIRFGSPEGELMEFTLEGSPKSSPPC comes from the coding sequence ATGCCGTCATTCGATGACCTTACCCTGTGCCTTGCCATTGATCGCCTCACCCAGGCCGACTCTACCCACTACGCTATTTGGGTATTAGAGAGTCCGTTTCCGGGCGGCTATGCCCACCACGATCGCCTCTGGGATAGCCAAATGGCCCAAATATGGGAGAGCTGGCAGCAGTTTTTTTCGCTGCGGGGGCTGCCCCAGGTGCCCCACGTGCCCTCGGCCTACGTGCCCCAGTTTCATCTCGACGATCTGCTCGACCGGGTAGCTCCGGCGGCAGAAGCCGGCGGCTACACCGGGCGACTGATGCAGGGGCTTGGGGTGAGCCTGTGGGAGTGGCTGTTTGACGGCCCCATTCGTCAGACCTTAGAGCGCAGTCTGGGCATGGCGATCGGTCAAAATCGCCCGCTTAAGCTGCGGTTAGAGGTGCGCCCGCCTGAGTTAATCAGCCTGCCTTGGGAAATTATGCAGCCCCAGCCCGGCTGTCCAGCGCTGTCGCTGGGCCCCCAAGTTTTGTTTAGCCGCACTGCCAGCACCGTTGAGCCGCTGCCTGAGGCGGAGCTCGATATCTCGCTGCGAATTCTGCTGGTGCTGGGTCAAGACGACCCCGGCATCACCGCTGGAGACACCGAGCAGGTTTTACAACTGCCCCAAGAAGCGGAGGCCCTGAAGCAGCTGCTGGAGCTGAGCGCCTCTCGCCTGAGCTACCAGGGGGCGAGCCCCGTGGTTTGCCAGGTGCAAACCCTGCTAGAACCCGATGCCAAAACCCTGCTCAAGGCCTTGGAGACCGGCTACTTTAACGTGTTCTTCTATGCGGGTCACGGGGTGCCCGCCCCCGACGGCGGAATGCTGTTTCTGCGCCAGGGGGGCAACCTCACCGGCACGGAGCTGGCCCAGGGGCTGGCTCACAACGGCATTCGGCTGGCGGTGTTTAACACCTGCTGGGGAGCCCAGCCCGACCTGCAACAGCAGGAGGTCATCCCCCGCAGCAGTCTGGCGGAGGTGCTACTACACCACGGGGTGCCGGCGGTGCTGGCCATGCGCGACTCCATTGCCGACGAGGAGGCGCTGAGTTTTATTCAGGTGCTGGCTCGGGGGCTGGCCGAGCGGCAGCCGGTCGCTCAGGCGGTGGCCCTGGCCCGCCAACATCTGCTGACGGCCTACCGCTTTAACCACCCGGCCTGGACGCTGCCGGTGCTATACCAGCACCCTCAGTTTGAAGGGCATCTGCTGCGCGAGGCGGCCCTGGCTGTGACCCAGCTGCCGGGACAAGACCTGCGCATGACCCAATCGGTAGTGCTGCGCTGCTTGGCCACCCCGACCCGCCTGTGGCGCCTCTACGACGGCTATCTGCGGGTGGGGCGACTGCCCGACAACGACTTGGTCATCCTAGAACCATGGGTCTCGGGGCAGCATGCGGAAATATTTTGCCGCACCCAGTTTGAGAACGGCACGCAGGAGACCCACTATTACTTGCGCGATCGCTCCCGCTATGGGTCGTACTACTTTGACAACCACGGCTGGCACCACGTCCACCGGGCCGAGGTGCCCCTCGCCCTGGGCACGGCCATTCGGTTTGGCAGTCCGGAAGGCGAACTGATGGAATTTACCCTTGAGGGTAGCCCCAAATCATCCCCGCCCTGCTAG
- the gloB gene encoding hydroxyacylglutathione hydrolase, protein MEIYRVAAFRDNYIFVLHDAVQGQAAVVDPGDAEPVLHTLKELGATLTAIFNTHHHSDHVGGNRQLLEQFPQAQVYGGTEDRGRIPGQTHFLQEGDRVQICDRQAEVIFVPGHTYAHIAYYLAPATAKDWGELFCGDTLFAGGCGRLFEGTPQQMVESLGKLRQLPDTTRVWCAHEYTLSNLKFAVIVDGTNAALQQRLKQVEAARAQDQPTVPTELGLEKQTNPFLRWDEASLQQAMNSTSTVQTFARLRGKKDLF, encoded by the coding sequence ATGGAAATTTATCGGGTAGCGGCCTTTCGCGACAACTACATCTTTGTGCTCCACGATGCCGTTCAGGGACAGGCTGCCGTGGTTGACCCCGGCGATGCCGAGCCGGTGCTCCACACCCTAAAGGAGCTGGGCGCAACGCTAACCGCCATTTTTAACACCCACCACCACAGCGACCACGTGGGCGGTAACCGCCAGCTGCTAGAGCAATTTCCCCAGGCTCAGGTCTACGGCGGCACCGAGGATCGGGGCCGCATTCCTGGGCAGACCCATTTTTTGCAGGAGGGGGATCGGGTGCAGATCTGCGATCGCCAAGCCGAGGTGATTTTCGTGCCCGGCCACACCTACGCCCACATTGCCTACTACCTAGCTCCGGCCACAGCCAAGGACTGGGGAGAACTCTTCTGCGGCGACACCCTGTTTGCCGGAGGCTGCGGTCGCCTATTTGAGGGCACTCCCCAGCAGATGGTCGAGTCGCTGGGCAAGCTGCGTCAGCTGCCCGACACCACCCGGGTGTGGTGCGCCCACGAGTACACGCTGAGCAACCTCAAGTTTGCCGTCATCGTGGATGGCACCAATGCTGCCCTGCAACAGCGGTTAAAACAGGTAGAGGCGGCCCGCGCCCAAGACCAACCCACGGTGCCCACCGAGCTAGGGCTCGAAAAGCAAACCAATCCCTTCCTCCGGTGGGATGAAGCTAGCCTACAGCAGGCCATGAACAGCACCTCAACAGTGCAGACCTTTGCCCGGCTGAGGGGCAAAAAAGACCTGTTCTAG
- a CDS encoding phosphoribosyltransferase encodes MADFYVSWDDYHRDIEKLAIQIYESGWDFNQIVCLAKGGLRIGDTLCRLFDVPLAILSTASYGGADGRTRGSITFSRDLSMTTPSLGSQVLIVDDLVDSGYSLKKSMAWLHHKYGFYIEDVRTAVLWYKAESIIKPDYHVVYLPDNPWIHQPFERYETMSPAELAASYQLQPEPAT; translated from the coding sequence ATGGCTGATTTTTATGTGAGCTGGGACGACTATCACCGGGATATTGAAAAGCTCGCCATACAGATCTACGAGTCAGGCTGGGACTTTAACCAAATCGTTTGCCTGGCCAAGGGGGGCTTACGCATCGGTGACACCCTCTGTCGGCTGTTCGATGTGCCCCTGGCAATTTTGTCCACCGCCTCCTACGGTGGGGCCGATGGCCGCACCCGAGGGTCGATCACTTTCTCCCGCGATCTGAGCATGACTACCCCCAGTCTGGGTAGCCAGGTACTGATCGTCGACGACCTAGTCGATTCAGGCTACAGCCTCAAGAAATCCATGGCCTGGCTGCACCACAAATATGGTTTCTACATCGAAGATGTGCGCACAGCTGTACTTTGGTACAAAGCTGAATCGATCATCAAGCCTGACTATCACGTGGTCTATCTACCCGATAACCCGTGGATTCATCAGCCCTTTGAACGCTACGAAACTATGAGCCCGGCCGAGCTGGCGGCTAGTTATCAGCTTCAGCCGGAGCCGGCGACTTAG
- a CDS encoding MFS transporter, producing MASNPPSSTAAPAKFSLWGKLAFGAGDIGPGMTANLLSFSFLIFLTTAAGLSPVAAGSVLAIGRIWDAFNDPFIGYLSDKTRTRWGRRYPWIVLGAIPFGVTFFLTWVVPDWGDAARFWYYVVMSLLFQVFYTVVNLPYTTLTAELTKDYDERTELTAFRLGSSLFGAIAALGLGLVIAQVIADQRQQYLVLGGICAVLSVLPLLWCVWGTYPYAVQRNALQPADTDEAALPFLQQIRVVFSNRAFVFVVGIYLFAWLALQMTASIIPFYATFWMGLDSYFLAALLVQGTAILMMVVVNYLSRRLGKQEVFYIGIGTWIIAQIALFFVQPGQVAALYLLCIVISFGVATAYVVPWAMLPDVIELDEIKTGQRREGIFYAFMTLLQKVGLALGLFLVGLALQSSGFVSEAAQQSDSALLAIRVFIGPVPMVLLAMSVLLTRFYPITRQMHEEMLLQLAERDRVQKQDDIDGVR from the coding sequence ATGGCTTCTAACCCACCTTCTTCCACCGCTGCCCCTGCTAAGTTTTCCCTTTGGGGCAAGCTGGCTTTTGGGGCTGGAGACATTGGGCCAGGGATGACCGCCAACCTGCTGTCGTTTTCATTTTTGATTTTTTTGACGACAGCGGCAGGTCTGAGCCCAGTAGCGGCGGGGTCGGTGCTGGCGATCGGGCGCATTTGGGACGCGTTTAATGACCCGTTCATTGGCTATCTGAGCGATAAGACCCGTACCCGCTGGGGCCGCCGCTACCCCTGGATTGTGCTGGGAGCCATTCCCTTTGGGGTGACCTTCTTTCTCACCTGGGTGGTGCCAGACTGGGGCGATGCCGCCCGATTTTGGTACTACGTGGTGATGTCGCTGTTGTTTCAGGTGTTTTATACGGTAGTGAACCTGCCCTACACCACCCTCACCGCCGAACTGACCAAGGACTATGACGAACGCACTGAGCTGACCGCCTTTCGGCTGGGGTCGTCGCTATTTGGGGCGATCGCCGCCCTCGGCCTCGGTCTAGTGATCGCTCAGGTAATTGCTGACCAGCGCCAGCAGTATTTAGTCTTAGGTGGCATTTGCGCAGTACTGTCGGTGCTGCCATTACTGTGGTGCGTTTGGGGCACCTATCCCTATGCAGTGCAGCGCAATGCCCTCCAGCCCGCCGACACTGACGAAGCCGCGTTGCCCTTTCTCCAGCAGATCAGGGTCGTCTTTTCCAACCGAGCTTTTGTGTTTGTGGTGGGCATCTATTTGTTTGCCTGGCTGGCCCTACAGATGACCGCCAGTATCATTCCCTTTTACGCCACCTTTTGGATGGGGCTTGACTCCTACTTTTTAGCGGCGCTGCTGGTGCAGGGCACCGCCATTTTGATGATGGTGGTCGTCAACTACCTCAGCCGTCGTTTGGGCAAGCAAGAGGTGTTTTACATCGGCATTGGCACCTGGATCATTGCCCAGATTGCGCTGTTCTTTGTGCAGCCGGGGCAGGTGGCGGCGCTCTACCTGCTGTGCATTGTGATTAGCTTTGGGGTGGCCACCGCCTATGTGGTGCCCTGGGCCATGCTGCCCGACGTGATCGAGCTAGACGAGATCAAAACTGGCCAGCGCCGCGAGGGCATTTTCTACGCCTTTATGACGCTGCTGCAAAAGGTGGGCCTGGCTCTGGGGCTATTTTTGGTGGGCCTGGCGCTACAGTCTTCAGGGTTTGTTAGCGAGGCTGCTCAGCAGTCTGACTCGGCCCTGCTAGCCATTCGCGTTTTTATTGGCCCTGTACCCATGGTGCTGCTAGCGATGTCAGTGTTGTTGACCCGCTTTTACCCTATCACTCGTCAGATGCACGAAGAAATGCTGCTACAACTGGCTGAGCGCGATCGCGTTCAGAAACAAGACGATATAGATGGAGTGAGGTGA
- a CDS encoding tetratricopeptide repeat protein gives MGLYLTPWLRRQQARYRHRQALTQMRKGNIEVALTVLPQALDHSPCPADIHIELGKAYWQIEDTGAALEHFSAAIALDPANVRAYGNRGLLHCQQGRDDLALADWQQALQHQPGHALIHYNRGLLYFRQQDYVAALADFDAAIAANPNLAEAYLHRGHVHEQLGQTIAAAHDWELALCNDLNLDQARLKLHHLQQVHRDRALSQRLQAELGLKQVVVEAEYLDDRFRIQIHRPVGVGLNYFTLPDQIRALLISWQMDDIHSFDLTGQVQGQPVVEWRGHYKVFQGQPCPPARWHRVLLTAFVIFPPLGIPALACAMNLRQAYQQGDYLSALRASKTIQGLCRAGSVISLTLVTMLMGYWSYQHLYSPPEASAAPAELTSPKSPAPAEADN, from the coding sequence ATGGGACTCTACCTCACCCCCTGGTTACGTCGTCAGCAGGCTCGCTACCGTCATCGGCAGGCTTTGACCCAAATGCGGAAGGGCAACATTGAGGTAGCGCTGACGGTTTTGCCCCAGGCCCTAGACCATTCGCCCTGTCCGGCCGATATCCACATTGAGCTGGGCAAGGCATACTGGCAGATTGAGGACACAGGGGCGGCGCTGGAGCATTTTTCGGCGGCGATCGCCCTTGATCCTGCCAACGTGCGCGCCTACGGCAATCGCGGCCTGCTCCACTGCCAGCAGGGGCGAGATGACCTGGCCCTGGCCGACTGGCAACAGGCGCTGCAGCACCAGCCCGGCCATGCTCTAATTCACTACAACCGGGGGCTGCTGTACTTTCGACAGCAGGACTATGTCGCCGCCCTAGCCGATTTTGATGCCGCCATTGCCGCCAATCCCAACCTGGCTGAGGCCTACCTGCACCGAGGCCACGTTCACGAGCAGCTCGGGCAAACCATCGCCGCTGCCCACGACTGGGAGCTGGCCCTCTGCAACGATCTCAACCTCGATCAGGCGCGGCTAAAGCTGCACCACCTGCAGCAGGTTCACCGCGATCGCGCCCTCTCCCAGCGCCTACAGGCGGAGTTGGGACTTAAGCAAGTCGTCGTCGAGGCCGAGTACTTAGACGACCGTTTCCGCATTCAAATCCACCGCCCGGTGGGGGTAGGGCTAAACTATTTCACCCTGCCCGATCAGATTCGCGCCCTGCTCATCAGCTGGCAAATGGATGACATTCACAGCTTCGACCTCACAGGCCAAGTGCAAGGTCAGCCGGTAGTTGAGTGGCGGGGCCATTACAAGGTGTTTCAGGGGCAACCCTGCCCCCCCGCCCGGTGGCATCGAGTCTTGCTCACCGCCTTTGTGATTTTTCCACCCCTGGGCATTCCGGCCCTAGCCTGCGCTATGAATCTGCGTCAGGCCTACCAGCAGGGCGACTATCTCAGTGCCTTGCGAGCCTCTAAGACAATTCAGGGGCTGTGCCGAGCCGGAAGCGTTATTTCCCTGACCCTAGTGACGATGCTGATGGGCTACTGGAGCTACCAGCACCTCTACAGCCCGCCTGAAGCTTCTGCCGCCCCGGCGGAGCTAACTTCCCCTAAGTCGCCGGCTCCGGCTGAAGCTGATAACTAG
- a CDS encoding NAD(P)H-quinone oxidoreductase subunit M — translation MMLKSTTRHVHIYTAVVANNELVPSEDKLTLDIDPDNEFNWSDDAIKAVYAEFDRLVDAAAGEDLTDYNLRRIGSDLEHFIRQLLQQGAISYNLKSRALNYSMGLPRVEADKSAS, via the coding sequence ATGATGCTCAAATCGACCACTCGGCACGTTCATATTTACACCGCTGTTGTTGCCAACAACGAGCTGGTGCCCAGCGAAGATAAGCTCACCCTAGACATTGACCCCGACAACGAGTTCAACTGGTCTGACGATGCCATCAAGGCTGTCTATGCCGAGTTTGATCGACTGGTCGATGCCGCCGCCGGAGAAGATTTGACCGACTATAACCTGCGCCGCATTGGCTCCGATTTGGAGCACTTTATTCGGCAGCTCCTGCAGCAGGGAGCTATTAGCTATAACCTCAAGAGCCGTGCCCTCAACTACAGCATGGGGCTACCTCGAGTTGAGGCCGATAAATCAGCTAGCTAG